The following are encoded together in the Tripterygium wilfordii isolate XIE 37 chromosome 3, ASM1340144v1, whole genome shotgun sequence genome:
- the LOC119995595 gene encoding uncharacterized protein LOC119995595, whose amino-acid sequence MGVVDLVVIYGGDWEFSRGIYKFIGGTGKGFVVNESNSYEDFLEKIYKITGIDRTSNELLMKFVYNTHFHMEPLVVSNEDDLQFFLRQKDDARRPDASRKPGTPLCITVRPKEHQQFHSQDASYVPETQPFVGRARNRIDDFPSLSQFEEDFDDVRDGQGREDNINDEYDDDIPFVGGASYVPETQPFVVDDVAATNDPNAQTGENIQVGQYSGSNTIDLNSESSDTFDVGVIFTNKKELHKHLSLYAIKKNFQFRVTRSTKSLLVVECLASGCQWRMRGIKLKETELFLVKKFNDTHTCSLEFVNHGHKQASGRVIGDCIRARYEGVGRVYRPNDIIQDIRREYDINITYDKAWRARECALYSLRGSPEESFAYLPHYCAVLENNNPGTITHIESDDDNRLKYFFMAIGASLRGFHSSMRPVIVVDGTHLKGKYLGTLFVATALDGNEQIYPVAFGIGDSENNASWQWFFEKLRDVITVEDFSRLCIISDRNPSIDRAVSLVLPGSFHGTCIVHIQRNMKAKGFNESIIPIYLKAAKVYRTSEFEHLMNQLRNVDGGRPYAYLVEAGFHRWSRALSSGKRYSIMTMNIAECLNAILRDARSLPITMLVEQLRAKLQE is encoded by the coding sequence aTGGGTGTGGTTGACCTTGTTGTTATATACGGTGGAGATTGGGAATTTTCAAGAggaatttacaaattcattggtgGTACTGGGAAAGGTTTTGTTGTGAATGAGTCCAATTCCTATGAggattttttggagaagatatacAAGATTACAGGAATTGATCGAACTTCAAATGAGTTGCTCATGAAATTTGTATATAACACACATTTCCATATGGAACCATTGGTTGTTAGCAATGAAGATGACTTGCAATTCTTCTTACGACAGAAAGATGATGCACGGCGACCTGACGCTTCACGGAAACCGGGTACCCCACTATGTATAACAGTAAGACCAAAAGAACATCAACAGTTTCATTCGCAGgatgcaagttatgttccagaAACTCAACCTTTTGTTGGACGTGCAAGAAATCGGATTGATGATTTTCCTAGTTTAAGCCAATTCGAAGAAGATTTTGATGATGTTAGAGATGGCCAGGGTCGAGAAGATAATATTAATGATGAATACGATGATGACATTCCTTTTGTTGGAggtgcaagttatgttccagaaactcaaccttttgttgttgatgatgttgcTGCAACTAATGATCCTAATGCGCAGACGGGTGAGAACATTCAGGTTGGGCAATATAGTGGGAGCAATACTATTGACCTCAACAGCGAATCATCTGATACGTTTGATGTGGGGGTGATttttacaaacaagaaagagttGCATAAGCATCTATCCCTTTATGCTATTAAGAAGAATTTTCAATTCAGGGTGACGAGGTCGACGAAGTCTTTGCTTGTGGTCGAGTGTCTTGCAAGTGGATGCCAATGGCGTATGAGAGGTATAAAGCTAAAAGAAACTGaactttttcttgtgaaaaaattcaatgataCTCACACATGTTCGTTGGAATTTGTGAATCATGGGCACAAGCAAGCATCAGGAAGGGTGATTGGTGATTGCATCAGGGCCAGATATGAAGGTGTTGGGCGTGTTTACAGACCAAATGACATAATTCAGGATATTAGAAGAGAATATGACATTAATATTACCTATGATAAGGCATGGAGGGCTAGAGAATGTGCGCTTTATTCTCTTCGTGGTTCACCGGAAGAATCATTTGCTTACTTACCCCATTATTGTGCTGTATTGGAGAATAATAACCCTGGTACAATTACTcatattgagtctgatgatgatAATCGACTCAAGTATTTTTTCATGGCAATTGGTGCAAGCTTACGTGGATTTCATAGTTCAATGCGCCCTGTCATCGTCGTTGATGGCACCCATTTGAAGGGTAAGTATTTGGGTACACTTTTTGTGGCAACTGCTTTGGATGGAAATGAGCAAATTTATCCGGTTGCTTTTGGCATTGGTGATTCTGAGAATAATGCATCTTGGCAatggttttttgaaaaattacggGATGTCATTACAGTTGAAGACTTCTCACGGTTATGTATCATTTCAGACAGAAATCCTAGCATTGATAGGGCAGTTTCACTTGTATTGCCTGGTTCATTTCATGGCACATGTATCGTCCATATCCAACGAAACATGAAGGCGAAAGGGTTCAACGAATCTATCATCCCTATATATCTTAAAGCTGCTAAGGTGTATCGAACATCTGAATTCGAGCATTTAATGAATCAGTTGCGTAATGTCGACGGAGGTAGACCTTATGCTTATTTAGTTGAAGCTGGTTTCCATAGGTGGTCTAGAGCACTGTCTTCTGGTAAGAGATATAGTATCATGACGATGAACATTGCAGAGTGCTTGAATGCTATACTACGAGATGCTCGAAGTTTGCCGATTACAATGCTAGTTGAACAATTGCGTGCCAAATTGCAGGAATAG
- the LOC119995596 gene encoding uncharacterized protein LOC119995596, whose protein sequence is MSQRLNVQPISHSEYYVRDGDQDGQVDLQNKTCSCRVFDLDQLPCVHALAACRVRNISFNSLCSPYYTNEALMLAYAEAIYPVTIEDQRKVSENNVLLPPATRRQGGRSRQRRIPSSGETIAVRICSRCRQRGHNRQTCKEPIALTPTS, encoded by the coding sequence ATGTCACAGCGACTAAATGTTCAACCGATAAGCCATAGTGAGTACTATGTACGAGATGGTGATCAAGATGGACAGGTTGATCTGCAAAACAAGACCTGTTCATGCCGTGTGTTTGATCTTGACCAACTTCCTTGTGTACACGCATTGGCTGCATGTCGAGTTCGGAACATATCTTTTAATTCCTTGTGTTCTCCGTACTATACGAATGAGGCCCTAATGTTAGCTTACGCTGAAGCTATATACCCAGTAACTATTGAGGATCAACGCAAAGTTAGCGAGAACAACGTATTGCTCCCACCGGCGACTAGACGTCAAGGGGGGAGGTCAAGACAACGAAGGATCCCATCATCTGGTGAAACTATAGCAGTGAGGATATGTTCCCGGTGTCGACAACGAGGTCATAATCGTCAAACATGCAAAGAGCCAATCGCATTGACTCCAACATCATAG
- the LOC119995095 gene encoding HMG-Y-related protein B-like gives MEIQEPTNPQLPFPSPPPPQPQEQQQPSILPQYPELIMAAIEALNDPNGSSKSAISKQIEETYADLPASHSTLLSHHLNKMKQIGQLAMVKNNYMKPDPNAPPKRGRGRPPKPKEPLPPRAELPPARPRGRPPKPKDPFAPAPPAKPKSSSSGTGRPRGRPPKRAKTAASAPASAPSTGAAPRGRGRPPKVKPAVEPVGG, from the exons ATGGAAATCCAAGAACCCACGAACCCTCAACTTCCATTTCCCTCTCCTCCGCCGCCACAACCACAAGAACAACAACAGCCTTCCATTCTTCCTCAGTATCCAGAG ttGATAATGGCGGCGATCGAGGCGTTGAACGACCCTAACGGCTCCAGCAAATCAGCAATCTCGAAGCAGATCGAGGAGACGTACGCGGATCTCCCTGCGTCTCACTCGACGCTCCTCTCGCACCACCTCAACAAGATGAAGCAGATTGGTCAGCTCGCAATGGTCAAGAACAACTACATGAAACCTGACCCCAACGCGCCACCAAAACGTGGCCGTGGGCGCCCACCCAAGCCCAAAGAGCCTCTTCCGCCTCGAGCTGAGCTACCGCCAGCTAGACCTCGCGGCCGTCCTCCGAAGCCCAAGGACCCTTTTGCGCCTGCTCCGCCTGCTAAGCCCAAGTCGTCTTCGTCTGGTACTGGGAGGCCTCGTGGACGACCTCCAAAGAGGGCCAAGACGGCGGCTTCAGCTCCGGCTTCTGCTCCTTCCACTGGCGCTGCTCCAAGAGGTAGAGGTAGGCCGCCGAAGGTGAAGCCGGCCGTGGAACCAGTGGGGGGTTGA